A single window of Vibrio stylophorae DNA harbors:
- a CDS encoding helix-turn-helix domain-containing protein has translation MLSAIATLAHDDVSPQSKSYWVKGLFQYLAEQGQLHLLFPSKHLSLAQQVSEYLALHPANEHHIEQTALQFNMSRATLIRKLNQENKKFREILMEVRLNHALNIIQHQKITNIAIIAQACGYLSDAKFSLRFKEKFGLSVKQYIETVYGK, from the coding sequence ATGCTTAGCGCTATCGCCACACTTGCCCATGACGATGTGAGCCCACAAAGCAAAAGCTACTGGGTGAAAGGACTATTTCAATATCTTGCGGAGCAAGGCCAACTACATCTGCTGTTCCCTTCCAAACATTTGAGCCTGGCGCAACAAGTGAGCGAATATTTAGCCCTGCACCCCGCTAATGAACACCATATTGAACAAACTGCGTTGCAGTTTAATATGTCACGCGCCACTTTGATTCGAAAACTCAATCAAGAAAATAAAAAGTTTCGCGAAATCCTAATGGAAGTGCGACTCAATCACGCCCTGAATATCATTCAGCATCAAAAAATAACCAATATTGCGATTATCGCACAAGCCTGTGGCTATTTATCCGATGCGAAATTTTCTCTACGCTTTAAAGAAAAATTTGGCCTGAGTGTCAAACAATATATTGAAACAGTTTATGGTAAATAA
- a CDS encoding YbhB/YbcL family Raf kinase inhibitor-like protein → MRTFTLFIISMLSLNAHAFTLNSKDIQEGHPMAKTFEYSSWGCDGGNQSPQLMWQDAPKGTKSFAITAFDPDAPTGSGFWHWIALDIPNTVTELPRGANVKSLGGMETRIDYGTVGFGGACPPKGDGMHRYQFTVWALPVASLGLNADTPSAVVGFTLNKMALGKARLTTTYTK, encoded by the coding sequence ATGAGAACCTTCACTTTATTCATCATTTCAATGCTCAGCTTGAATGCACATGCTTTTACACTCAACAGTAAAGATATTCAGGAAGGCCATCCCATGGCAAAAACCTTTGAATATTCAAGCTGGGGATGTGATGGCGGAAACCAATCACCACAACTGATGTGGCAAGATGCCCCAAAAGGAACAAAGAGTTTTGCGATCACAGCATTTGATCCTGATGCACCCACTGGCAGCGGTTTTTGGCACTGGATTGCACTGGATATTCCAAATACAGTGACTGAACTGCCTCGTGGTGCTAACGTCAAATCACTTGGTGGCATGGAAACACGGATTGATTATGGAACCGTTGGCTTTGGCGGTGCTTGTCCACCAAAAGGCGATGGTATGCACCGCTATCAATTTACCGTTTGGGCGCTGCCAGTTGCTTCATTGGGACTAAATGCCGATACCCCCTCAGCCGTAGTTGGTTTTACACTCAATAAAATGGCTTTGGGTAAAGCTCGCCTGACAACTACTTATACAAAATGA
- a CDS encoding methyl-accepting chemotaxis protein encodes MKYLTQLKVRTRLALGFSIIVALMILLTTIGIQKVNFIDSSLSKVTDINSVKQRYAINYRGSVHDRAIAIRDLVMAKTPQEISSIEKDIQNLSQYYQASAQKMQAMLDSQVPFTAEEIAILNQISHIQGQTQPLIETVMTKKNRGEAIPDTLLNQIRPKFKQWLEAINQFIDYQEQLNQKLTPIAREQASGFQNLMLILSSIAIVISILVGFVIERSFHFSLGGEPYTTQHEIQAMANGVLKQNHHNTVFGSILHSLSIMSEKLSAIVRHIRGTSEQLVEQVEQVSMGSNSVYESAQQQAALTDEMVIKLETMHATTQEIASIMNLSEQNSVNTSNHAHEGKVHIAVVAEQMQLVTTAVNDTVDQIKTLEEKTRDIGGIVHMISSISEQTNLLALNAAIEAARAGESGRGFAVVADEVRNLAKRTGEATTQIEAMLKEVQIQTVASVSAMENTQPKVEHCQQSTTEASQLLVHIEQQAQDSLNQVRHIVHATDEQVKFIQDLVVAMEQISSMSTESIQLMKNNQSATHQLNALSSHLTQEVAFFKV; translated from the coding sequence ATGAAATACTTGACGCAATTAAAAGTGAGAACCCGCCTTGCGCTGGGCTTTAGCATCATTGTGGCGCTGATGATTCTCTTAACCACCATTGGCATCCAGAAAGTCAATTTCATCGATTCAAGTTTATCGAAAGTCACGGATATCAACTCCGTGAAGCAACGTTATGCTATTAATTATCGCGGCAGTGTTCATGATCGCGCCATTGCGATTCGCGATTTAGTGATGGCAAAAACACCGCAAGAAATAAGTAGCATTGAAAAAGATATCCAGAATTTAAGTCAGTACTACCAAGCTTCAGCGCAAAAAATGCAAGCGATGCTCGACTCGCAGGTACCATTTACCGCAGAAGAAATCGCAATTTTAAATCAAATTAGTCACATCCAAGGGCAAACCCAACCACTGATTGAAACAGTGATGACCAAAAAAAATCGCGGTGAAGCGATTCCCGATACTTTACTGAACCAAATTCGACCGAAGTTTAAACAATGGCTTGAAGCCATTAACCAATTTATTGATTACCAAGAACAGCTGAATCAAAAACTCACACCGATTGCCCGCGAGCAAGCCAGTGGTTTTCAAAATTTAATGCTCATTTTGAGCAGCATCGCGATTGTCATCTCTATTTTGGTTGGCTTTGTCATTGAGCGCAGCTTCCACTTTTCTTTGGGCGGTGAACCCTATACCACGCAGCATGAAATTCAAGCCATGGCCAATGGTGTGTTAAAGCAAAATCACCACAACACAGTATTCGGCAGCATTCTTCATTCGCTGTCTATTATGTCTGAAAAATTAAGCGCCATTGTGCGCCATATCCGTGGCACATCAGAGCAATTAGTGGAACAAGTAGAACAGGTCTCCATGGGCTCGAACTCTGTTTATGAGTCTGCCCAGCAGCAGGCTGCTCTCACCGATGAAATGGTGATCAAACTTGAGACCATGCATGCGACCACGCAAGAGATCGCATCAATCATGAATTTATCTGAACAAAACTCAGTGAATACGTCCAATCATGCCCATGAGGGGAAAGTCCATATCGCGGTTGTTGCCGAGCAAATGCAATTGGTAACGACTGCCGTCAATGACACCGTGGATCAAATTAAGACCCTAGAGGAAAAAACGCGGGATATTGGTGGCATTGTGCATATGATTAGCAGTATTTCAGAACAAACCAACCTATTAGCACTCAATGCCGCCATTGAAGCTGCCCGCGCTGGAGAATCTGGACGCGGCTTTGCCGTTGTGGCAGATGAAGTAAGAAACCTAGCCAAGCGCACGGGTGAGGCAACAACTCAAATTGAAGCCATGCTCAAAGAAGTGCAAATTCAAACCGTGGCAAGTGTGTCGGCGATGGAAAATACACAGCCTAAGGTGGAGCATTGCCAGCAAAGTACGACAGAAGCCAGCCAATTGTTGGTTCATATTGAGCAGCAAGCGCAAGACTCCCTCAACCAAGTGCGCCATATTGTGCATGCCACGGATGAGCAGGTGAAATTTATTCAAGATTTGGTAGTTGCCATGGAGCAAATTTCAAGCATGTCCACTGAGTCAATTCAGTTAATGAAAAACAATCAAAGTGCCACGCACCAGCTCAATGCGCTTAGCAGTCACCTCACCCAAGAAGTGGCCTTTTTCAAAGTCTGA
- a CDS encoding DUF3465 domain-containing protein, whose translation MKSIVTLCFICLSLFAAVSSANDARLQKAFSQQQSDLQVQGKGVVIAILADDRQGSQHQRFILKLASGQTLLVAHNIDLAPRVPNLKVGDWVAFYGEYEWNMKGGVIHWTHHDPKGRHVDGWLKHHGEIYQ comes from the coding sequence ATGAAAAGTATCGTGACCTTGTGTTTCATATGTCTATCTTTGTTTGCGGCTGTGAGCAGTGCAAACGATGCGCGACTTCAGAAGGCTTTTTCGCAGCAACAAAGCGATTTGCAGGTGCAGGGTAAAGGCGTTGTGATTGCAATCTTAGCTGATGATAGGCAGGGCTCTCAGCACCAGCGCTTTATCCTGAAGCTCGCCAGTGGTCAGACTTTGCTGGTGGCGCATAACATTGATCTCGCGCCGCGTGTACCTAATTTGAAAGTAGGGGATTGGGTGGCCTTCTATGGTGAGTATGAATGGAATATGAAAGGCGGGGTGATTCATTGGACACACCATGATCCCAAAGGCCGCCATGTGGATGGCTGGTTAAAGCACCATGGTGAAATTTATCAATAA